The DNA region AGCATTTTTTCTAACCTCTCCACATACTGGGGTTGATGCAGAGAATCTCTCAACACTATATCTACAACTTTATTTTCGCGTATCCAATTctgtaatacatttaaatgtataaatattaaaaatgtttacattagAACAATTGCTTAGGAAATTTGTCTTAGCTGATCCATACCGTTATGACAGTGGGAGTAAGCCATTCTGGTTTTGGTTGTTGTGATATCGTACTTATCAActgattaatttcatttaaagccGACATTTTTCCATTGAAAGAAGACATTTGCAACAGTCGTAGGATCATCTTGAGTCGAAACATTTCTAAggctgtaattaataaaataaaaaacaaaatataattaaaaatgataaatatgtgtTATGTTTCATTGTACTAATAGAAAACACatagaaatacataaatatcttaaaaccaACTATATGTAGACAGAGtcacatagaaataaaaaacagtaatcacatataaagttgaaaataaaatgtacattcaTAGTGAAAACATGCATGAGAAGCTGATGTGATGTTATAAAGTCCAGATTACAGACAGTGTAGCAGATAAGGGGTGGATTATGAACTGCGCCCCTTAGCAGCTACAGGGTCTACAATCCGCCTTGCAGCTCCCACTATAAACTTCTGTAAACAAACATGTAACCCGGTGCAACACTGAAATAAATGCATGATGAACATTGACAAAGAAATAACACTTACAATGAACACCAACatagaaaacatttatttgtgttgtatatatttttttcattaacataaaTCATACAATGTACACAAGATGCAAagctatttgtttttgtttcgctaatttatttagttgatctgatttttataaatagtttgttcgcttctttttttttaattaattacgagaAATACGATTCGTAAATTCACAATTGTATGCTCCTTGTTAAATCActgttaaaaacaaacatcaaccaaatttgtataaaaagagaaaaatgttATGTGTATAAAAGCATACTTACATTTAAGTAAACTGTGATGCTGAGGAGTCTTTAAAGAAACACACTTGCAAGCTCTGATGAGGCAGGACACAGTGTCAGTCTTATTTTCGCTACCTCGGGCTTCTCTTTTCAATTCTTCATCAGTAAGACTTTCCAAAAGTGTTGGGATGCACTCCTGCAATTTAATCAACATTTCtaaatagtttcatttgtacatgatctcaaaattaaataagaaatcacacTTACCAATACTGGTAATAGGTAAACTGTCACAGTATGTGGAGTGAGAAGTTCATGACAAAGGCCTAAAGGTCGCAAAAGTTGCCAAACAGCATTAACACATGTTTCACCGCTTGTTGACTGTTCCAATGATGACGGCTGTTCACTCCTTGTCATGGAAccctataacaaaataaaacacttaaacATACTGCATGctttcaataactttatttcaatgaacatAATAAAGACAAACCTCTAAATTATCAGGTAGAGATGTGATACTTTCAGTAACATTgcttatattttcttcattttcCTTCTctgttatttcattaattactttttcttcACTGATTGCTGATGATGTGAGATCTGATTTTTTGAAACCCATAATCATTTCAAATCTTTCTCTAAGCTTAACAAAACCTCCGGCTTGACCAAATCTGTAAAAAAGCATCATAAGGTGAtacataatatcataaatggAAAAGCATGTTTGCAACCacaaatgaaaattgttttaaagtcCACATTTATCAAATGttctacaaatattataaaaaggcgaaggatatattttatagacaaaCATTGTAATTTGTCAAAATTTGATATCTTAgaaaggtttaaaattttcaatttattatttaccttacaaatagtaaaaaatattttaggagTAAAGCTTTAGTTCAATCTAATAGTTGGAAAACATTTTGTGAACTGTAGTTATAGCTATTACAGATGATGATGTCATAAATTCATTCCAAATGAATTAATTGATGTAACAAGTACATTGTGTGTGGAAATGATAGtcctatatatttaacatgtgCATGCATATATTCtacaatgaaataattctaatctaaataatacatacacatTTATGAGATGGACCAGCCATCCTCTAGGTGTTCGATGATCTTGTGATTTAGCAAACACTTCAGTCTCCTGAGTGGAGCCCTGCCCAGCAGTTGTAGAGTTTGTTACTGATAACCCTTCACATGTTCTAGAGGCATTGAATGTATGaaatctgaaatatttattaggttAATGCATGTTCTACTAGATGAAAATTTAGTTAAGGATCATCAATATCTAgtaggtaataaataatttaatatgctcACTTGTTATTAGGATTGAAGGCCATATACAATAGATGTAGAAATCTAGGGTCATCCAACTTCATAGCACATAATTTCACAAGTTTTTCACAGTTCGATCGTACACattgttgaatattatttttccaagATGATACCGCATCATCCGTTAAAATTTTCGTAAAGGAAACTGTTAATGAATCTGTGTAGAAATGCTGGCACGCAAGATTGTTTACATCTTCACCTATcagaaataaaacagaaattttatgaatttctcttaatattatcattaagaATATGAATATGGTAACTCTTATCTACATTCtttaataaagacaattttttttaacaataaacataaactCAAACCTCTTGTCGCCAATTCTGTAGCAGCAATCAAAAGAGCCTCTAACTCTTGCTCTGGCAATACAGGTACAACCCATCTTggatgtgatattttttcctCTAGTGCTTTTAATTTTGCCTCGGGGAAAACCatctaaaaaatttcaaacgagcttaaaaaatactgaattTACGCacattatacttaaattatttctaaaaacttACTTCCCCTGGCATCTGATCTTGTTCCTTCATTGATAttgtcattattataacatcacTCTAACCATTTCCTCTCCTAAAAATtgtaatctattttaaattttattttcttacaagTTCATTGTGATATCATTacgaatagaaaaaaaatacgattttaGTGTAAGTACGTGATCTCTGACATTAAGTGCAAAACCAACGATGTAACTTCTATTTACAGCaacttaattgtttatattatgaaatagaaaCCTTTTTTACGATAAAGAAGTTGAATTACACCCTTTCTTTGATCATATTTGCGGTAAAGAATACacaatcaatattttcttcacaCTGTCAATATGCGCATTGATTGACAAAGTTAGTAACACCAACAGTACATCTgattagatatattattagcAGAAACAGATTTTATCTTATTCCCTaagagattaaaataaaataagacttttagttaatattactGATCAGCCGGCGCGACAAAATGGCGTCATTGTCCTAAACAAGGTAGGCAAtaagaatattacaaaaaaagttttagtagTTTTAGTACGATCTTTGGAAAAGaaaatgcaatttaaaataaattaacatttaccttattattacattcaaaactatagaaaaaaaatatttaaaatcacaaatataTGCACTTTGACGTAATAACGAAAATagatgaaatatttgtaaggTTTGTTATGATACATGTATCGTATTTCGTTTCAAAATGTtaggaatatttttcaaattaattattaattgtcagttataaataaatttattagtgagcttttttcctttaaatatacttttagatcctaaatatataattaaagtaaatatgctTTTATACATAAGGATTAGTTTACATAgagaaaataattctaataacgTCAaagtattaaatcaaaatcatcattttaaaaataaacatattactcattccctttaatataaatgtttagaaataaattgttaccaaatataattacttttataactagctcatatttaaaaacccAACTTCACTATTTCTTAGCCCCTTTTTAAGTTACGTAGCAGTCTGCACAACAAcaaggaaaaataattaataatataatatactaatatagCCTTGAATGCAGTTTAACACGATGAGCCAAATGCAGCGTGTTGGTATGGAAGATAGTTTCTTATCAAAGTTAacagaaaacaaaagaatGGTTAGAGTTTTTAATGATACTGGTTTTATTTGGGCTAGGTAGGCAGAGCTAGGGCAGAACCAGGtgaattttaaagtgtttCGGGACGGACCTTTTCTATATGTATGAATAATCGTGACCTTTAGTCCAAAACCGCTTGACATTCAGAAATTCTTAAAGATACAAgaaaatcatcatcatcatcatcatcatctcAGCCATGTGAAATCCACTGCTGGACGTTATTCATTTGCTTCGATCGGAAGCTGCCTGCATCCAGCGTGAACCATCGGCCTTGACTAAGTCGTCCGTATATCTCGTTGGTGGACGTCCATCGCTGCGTTTTCCGATCCACGGTCTCCATTTGAAAACTTTTCTCCCTTAATTGTCATCTGTTCTTTATGCCATATGGCCTACCCACTTCCACTTCAAAGAGTTAACCGTTTGGCTATGTCGGTGACTCTCGTTCCTCAAGGTAACTACTCATTACTGACAAGAAAGTAGTCGTTTTTAATTAAGCccattaaaagtatataattgaaaatatatttattaaaactatgcAAACCaaaaacgttatttttatattttagttaaattttgaACTTTTTCTTACTGAACGAGGACATAAAGAAATCTGTAAGTAGATGACATATATAAGGTgaagaaataacaaatattttccatCAGGATTTACATTCTAAAACTACGTATGAAAGTAAAACAtatagttgaaaatatttataagaactttATATTCTAAGGTTTTGTTTGGACATTTACTGTTGCCTTCGtagaagtaatatttttgacgTTAATGTGTAACGAAACTGTCAAAGCACTTGACATCTTTTACAGTGGTCCGACTGCCTATGAGACGTGAATTAACCCgggaaataaatgaatgatcTTAGCCGGACAGGTTGCCGagtgatgtttatttttaagaatttgcttataattattttattttaaagtataaactatttaatactttataaattactgaTTGGTAAACGCAATATGAATCCCAAGAGTCCAGAAGCTAGATTCCGGGATGAAAAACCATTTGAAGGATTAAACATCTCTAGTTCCGAAATTTTAAACAGCTTAGATAGTCGTAGTCCATGTCCACGATGTGGAAAATCTcgaatgtatttttgttatacttgTTTCGTTCCCGTTGCACTTCTTGAAGGAAAAATTCCAACCTGTACCGTAAGatgaattctttattattccATTCTGTTTCTGTCGCTGCTTTTTTTAACTACAGTTTCTTCTTTTAGTTGCCGATTAAAGTTGATATCATAAAACACAGGAGGGAAATAGATGGCAAGAGTACTGCTGCCCATGCAGCGGTACTGGCTCCtggttatgttaatatatatacatatccgGACATGCCTGATTATTCAAATGACGAAAGAACTGTACTTTTATATCCAGGGACTGAAGCAAGCACTGTTCAAGAATTATTTACAGGAAAACAAAATTCTCAATCATATGCTGACAGTTTATTATCAGAATTACCTTCAGGATATAATGTCGGCACACtgatgacaaaaatatttgaaagtcacaacaaaattaattctattcatCATGTTGATAAATTACCAATTGATCGTTTAATTCTAATTGACAGTACATGGAATCAAAGTAGAGGAATATTTTCTGATGAAAGATTGCAAAAATTACCTAAAGTTGTACTGCAGAATCGAATATCCCAATTCTGGCGACACCAAAAAGGCAGTCCAAGGTGGTACCTATCAACAATTGAAGCTCTACATCAAATGCTCTTAGAATTACATGTGGCTGCATGGGGTTGCAGTGAGGATTATAATTCTATACTAACTTCCAATTTTCCAAAGCATAGTGGTGTAATATGTGATTTCTGTAAACCTTATAATGGACAATATGATAACCTACTGTTTTTCTTTAAGTACATGTATGAGAAACTTCACAGGCTTTATAAACATGAAGATTTATTAGCATATAAGAGACCaatgcaaatataataaattttataattaaatgtttcatttgGCCTTAACTAGGTATTGcccttactttttatattaaacaataacaataaattatgtaaataataaatgtgtcATGGCCTtatacttgaaaataaaaaacaatgtataatataaaaagttttatagttGAATAAGTTGCATATTTTTCTAAAGCTTATGCCTATTACAATAGGCCTATTTCTTctttaaacatgttttatgtAATGCTAAATAGAAGTGTTacatatagaaattatattaaattgagataaaaataaaattcttggaGTTCAATTCTTTTCCAATATTGATTGCGAAACTAAtacagcaataaaaaaaattcttcccGTCTTTATAtcaagtttttataacaaaaacactttaattaaaataatatctataattaaGTATACTACAtagtatttcttattaatactCTACATATTATGATGTCTTGCAATAGCAATTGTGAATTTGGATCTACCGTACAGCAATACAATCATCAGTTCACAATTAATCGACTCTAattgctaaaatttaaattagaaatatattacaatttgcGTAAATCTAGGACAAAAACACTTCCATCACTCGCACTGGCACCTACTTTTGTACCTCTTGAATTCCAGCATACTTCAAAAATGCCACCCGTCCCCTTATAAGAATGTACCAGCCCACCTGTCTGCGTAGACCAAATGTGAACACACTTGTCAAAGGAGCCACTGGCTAAAAATTTTCCATCGGGAGAGAATGCTACACTGTAAACTGGTTCAGTATGTTTAGTTAGAGTATGAATACAAACTCCTCTTTCCACGTCCCATAAGCGCACCGTAGAATCAAATGATGCACTGGCTAAGATCAAATTCATATTAGGATTTTGTGTTCCAGGACCAGTAGGAGACCACTTTATGGtgtatatttctttcaaatgTGCCTTCAGGTCATGAACCCACGTGTCTTGTTTCATGgaccatatttttaatgtcatgtCATCTGAACATGATGCAAGGAGTTGTCCTTGTGGGTCCCATTTTATTGCATTGACTTCATTCTAGaaaaacatacacatataattatttttaatttaataaaacaaaagaatactTATAACTAATGTCCCTTGAACTAGTAACATTAGTTTTACCTACTTCTGTTTTGTCTTATATGAAGTGAGGATTACaagatatttgtattatattttttataaattgctcataatttaaagagtatttataacttttctcACCGTATGTCCCTTGAAACTTTTTATTGGTTTGTCAACATGTAATCTGCAAACATGAATACATTGGTCAGTTGAACATGAAGCAAATGAGTTGTTTGTTTGCCAATCAACATCAAGAGCTGGTGCTGCATGGAAAGAAAACTGTTGAGTGCATTGGCCTGATGCTGCATCCCATATAATTGTTGTCTTGTCaaccttaaaatttaatagaatatattatcTTGGAAGTAATAACTTATCTTTCTCTTAGAAACCCcaagttaaatataacaactgtattattttacttacccCTGCACTTAAGATATAATTTCCCCTCTTATTCCACTTAAGTGCAAATATAGGACCTTTGTGCTGTCCCAAGGTAGATGCTAATGTGCCATCAGTTGTCCAGATTCTTGCATAGCCATCATATGATCCAGTTGCCAATAAGTTACCATCACactgaaataattgaaataatcatttctaaaaatagcaaaataatataaagagtcAATATATAATGACATACATTCCAATCCAATGAGGTAACATCTTTATTGCTGGGCACCTCAGCTCCACCTTTTTGAATACAATGTCTTAATATAAGCTGATTAGGGGTAGTTGCTGGATTGTCTGACATGTCCCATATTctgaaaattaatcaaatcaaaattatcaatatgGAATAGAAGTTAATAGACAAATATCACAAAGCTAGTTTCTTTGTATAAGATATAGATTCAATGATTTTACCGAGCAGTACTATCTCCTGAGCCACTAGCCAATAAATCAGTGCTTGGATTCCAAGCGCAAATAAACACTTCAGATTCATGTCCTCGTAGTACTGTCGCCTTGCTTGCTGGTATTTCGATTGATTGATCAACATCCATATTTTCTGGTACATTTGGTGTTACTGTACCTCCTGTAGTTGATGCTGCACTACATGCTGTTCCCTGaaagttacaaattaattttaacacatttatttgatGAATATTGACATCATAGTCAAAGGTCACATACATCAACTCCGTTTTGTTCTCCACCAGAACCTGGTTCTTTATTAGCTTGCTTTTGAGCATTATGAGCATTTTGACGAGTGGAAACAATATCTGGAGTTACAGCATCAATTAAACTCAGGCTCTCTGTAAGACGTGTTTCAGTTcctgtaaattattatattataaatgtgaaaaataacaaatagtcaggttatgtttattaaacatacCATCTTCTCCTATAGTTATTTCGGCTTCGGTATATTGCAAACCCTTCTGCAGAATATTTAACAATGCTGCCGGCGGAACTAAGGCTCCATTTATATTGCTTTGGGATATATGTGATTCAATTCCAAATGTATAAGCTGAATGATGGAATCCTAggatatttcaatattaacatgaattcttttataactagaatataaaatcataatgacattaaaatcacaaattaaaaaaatcataccgGACTCCTGTAAGTATCGATACACGAGAAAATTCACTTCATCAATGGAAAAACTCATGTTTACACATTTAACTCTACACTTGGAGAATTAATTGAtacaattacaatttacaaattgTATAGTCATAATGTTTTGGATATTTTGCATTGAATCAAATCAGTAGTTATTAATCTAgcgatttcttaaaaaataacgcCATAGATATCAATCACTTTGCGTCACATATAATATTGGTCACAGAATATAACAGTAAAggtactatataaaatattgcacaGTGCAAACAAACGacaaataattaacatattcaaTAGAAGCACAGAACCAACTCTTTTAatcatataagaataattgaaAGTAGTTGTGAtcaattctttaaataatattaaatcatcaaCATATGTAAAGACACATAAGGCAGAGCGATACGAAATAAAGTatgtagatttattttttaatggtattcatatataaaataaaggtgtaattatttttaactttgagGATATAGAAAGCTTATTCcagtttttaatctataatgtTTTAGACCGCAGGTTTTCGCACATTTCCCTAAAATGTGTTTAAGATTTTGTACTCACACCTGAATCCTGCTTTCGTACAAGAATTTCCGTATCTTGACCAAGATTTTTAAAACGCCAAAAAAGCAATTAATGGAACAAATATATCGTTTTTGGAAACAtagattttagaaaatatttatgtaatcatGAAAAGTTAAT from Danaus plexippus chromosome 3 unlocalized genomic scaffold, MEX_DaPlex mxdp_30, whole genome shotgun sequence includes:
- the LOC116766178 gene encoding tRNA-uridine aminocarboxypropyltransferase 1, yielding MNPKSPEARFRDEKPFEGLNISSSEILNSLDSRSPCPRCGKSRMYFCYTCFVPVALLEGKIPTCTLPIKVDIIKHRREIDGKSTAAHAAVLAPGYVNIYTYPDMPDYSNDERTVLLYPGTEASTVQELFTGKQNSQSYADSLLSELPSGYNVGTLMTKIFESHNKINSIHHVDKLPIDRLILIDSTWNQSRGIFSDERLQKLPKVVLQNRISQFWRHQKGSPRWYLSTIEALHQMLLELHVAAWGCSEDYNSILTSNFPKHSGVICDFCKPYNGQYDNLLFFFKYMYEKLHRLYKHEDLLAYKRPMQI
- the LOC116766170 gene encoding F-box-like/WD repeat-containing protein TBL1XR1 isoform X1; protein product: MSFSIDEVNFLVYRYLQESGFHHSAYTFGIESHISQSNINGALVPPAALLNILQKGLQYTEAEITIGEDGTETRLTESLSLIDAVTPDIVSTRQNAHNAQKQANKEPGSGGEQNGVDGTACSAASTTGGTVTPNVPENMDVDQSIEIPASKATVLRGHESEVFICAWNPSTDLLASGSGDSTARIWDMSDNPATTPNQLILRHCIQKGGAEVPSNKDVTSLDWNCDGNLLATGSYDGYARIWTTDGTLASTLGQHKGPIFALKWNKRGNYILSAGVDKTTIIWDAASGQCTQQFSFHAAPALDVDWQTNNSFASCSTDQCIHVCRLHVDKPIKSFKGHTNEVNAIKWDPQGQLLASCSDDMTLKIWSMKQDTWVHDLKAHLKEIYTIKWSPTGPGTQNPNMNLILASASFDSTVRLWDVERGVCIHTLTKHTEPVYSVAFSPDGKFLASGSFDKCVHIWSTQTGGLVHSYKGTGGIFEVCWNSRGTKVGASASDGSVFVLDLRKL
- the LOC116766170 gene encoding F-box-like/WD repeat-containing protein TBL1XR1 isoform X2 encodes the protein MSFSIDEVNFLVYRYLQESGFHHSAYTFGIESHISQSNINGALVPPAALLNILQKGLQYTEAEITIGEDESLSLIDAVTPDIVSTRQNAHNAQKQANKEPGSGGEQNGVDGTACSAASTTGGTVTPNVPENMDVDQSIEIPASKATVLRGHESEVFICAWNPSTDLLASGSGDSTARIWDMSDNPATTPNQLILRHCIQKGGAEVPSNKDVTSLDWNCDGNLLATGSYDGYARIWTTDGTLASTLGQHKGPIFALKWNKRGNYILSAGVDKTTIIWDAASGQCTQQFSFHAAPALDVDWQTNNSFASCSTDQCIHVCRLHVDKPIKSFKGHTNEVNAIKWDPQGQLLASCSDDMTLKIWSMKQDTWVHDLKAHLKEIYTIKWSPTGPGTQNPNMNLILASASFDSTVRLWDVERGVCIHTLTKHTEPVYSVAFSPDGKFLASGSFDKCVHIWSTQTGGLVHSYKGTGGIFEVCWNSRGTKVGASASDGSVFVLDLRKL